The Nitrospirota bacterium genome has a window encoding:
- a CDS encoding lytic transglycosylase domain-containing protein encodes MLKVCFTLIISAVLLSFSLSYGDIYKYVDKNGVVLFTNVPQEKPHKKSKKVNNYKNYNSGSEYYDQIINNKSSKYSVDPSLIKAIITVESNWRKNAVSNKGAMGLMQLMPDTAKDMGVINPFDPEENIDGGTKYLRFLLDMFTDLPLAVAAYNAGPGTVTDYGGVPAFPETEDYVSKVLSIYEGKPNGGNNSSRDNTNRPVTGKDISAKIYKVVMDDGTLLFTNNPSEYKSSKLSRF; translated from the coding sequence ATGCTGAAAGTTTGTTTCACTTTAATAATTTCGGCCGTTCTCCTGTCATTTTCGTTATCATACGGGGACATATATAAGTATGTAGATAAAAACGGGGTTGTTCTATTTACCAATGTTCCTCAGGAAAAACCGCACAAGAAAAGCAAAAAAGTAAATAATTATAAAAATTATAACAGCGGCAGCGAATACTACGACCAGATAATCAATAACAAATCATCAAAATACAGCGTAGACCCTTCTTTAATTAAAGCCATAATAACTGTAGAATCCAACTGGAGAAAAAATGCTGTTTCAAATAAGGGCGCTATGGGGCTTATGCAGCTCATGCCTGATACGGCAAAAGATATGGGGGTGATCAACCCCTTTGATCCTGAGGAAAATATAGATGGCGGGACAAAATACCTCCGTTTTCTGCTCGATATGTTCACTGACCTTCCGCTTGCCGTTGCCGCATATAATGCCGGGCCCGGCACTGTTACGGATTACGGGGGGGTGCCTGCATTCCCTGAAACTGAAGATTATGTAAGTAAAGTTCTTTCTATATATGAAGGAAAACCCAATGGAGGCAATAATTCAAGCAGAGATAATACAAATAGACCTGTCACCGGCAAGGATATTTCTGCAAAGATTTACAAAGTTGTAATGGATGACGGGACGCTTCTTTTTACAAATAACCCGTCTGAATATAAAAGTTCAAAGCTATCAAGATTCTGA
- a CDS encoding tetratricopeptide repeat protein has product MRRSMSYLLLLFIFIIVVGLTATQSFAQDNLQKGIAEYNAENYDESLQLFKEARREQPGSSTAAYYLGLAYEQVGQLDDAVVQYKDAISIKPSEKKAYTKLLEVVYVQNDLAGAKSYLAQAVEDGVSPADLSFLNGIAYLLENKNSDAIAAFNNAKELDTSLAQRANLYIGIAYARDNELDKASASLNAAVAIDPASELAFYAMEQQSALAGLMDKRQAWNFMLSAAVQYDDNLVIKPLMDIPGVADVSGEEDVSIAAIFDAKYRRKFDGPWFLNAGYKFYSNNYSESHTHNYLVQKLSVTPGYNLSAGNIFLPVELQHVFIDNKQYAYLVSINPTIKFIMDVGHIGEFSLGYLRRDMLDAPSSNADDRDGDVYSAGIGYQHPTHEGHGLFKAGYELSKDYTDGENWSNIGNRLNIGAIIPLKDKVDLTLTGDVFLQGYEKINDTKRRDRTYNGSANVKWQVKNDISLNFQYAHTRADSNVSLYDYRRNVYTTAVEYNF; this is encoded by the coding sequence ATGCGTAGATCAATGTCTTATCTGTTACTGCTTTTCATTTTTATCATTGTCGTTGGATTAACGGCAACCCAGTCATTTGCCCAGGATAATTTGCAAAAAGGTATTGCAGAGTACAATGCTGAAAATTATGACGAGTCCCTTCAGTTATTTAAAGAGGCAAGGCGGGAACAGCCCGGCTCTTCAACTGCCGCATACTATCTCGGGCTTGCCTATGAACAGGTCGGCCAGCTTGACGATGCTGTAGTGCAGTACAAAGATGCAATCAGTATCAAGCCGTCTGAAAAAAAGGCATACACAAAGCTGTTGGAGGTTGTTTATGTCCAGAATGACCTTGCCGGCGCAAAGAGTTATCTTGCACAGGCCGTGGAAGACGGGGTCAGTCCTGCTGACCTTTCGTTTTTAAACGGTATAGCCTATCTTCTGGAAAACAAAAACAGCGATGCTATAGCAGCCTTTAATAATGCTAAAGAGCTTGACACTTCTTTAGCTCAAAGAGCGAATTTATACATAGGGATAGCATATGCCCGGGATAACGAGTTAGATAAGGCAAGCGCAAGCCTTAATGCTGCTGTTGCCATTGACCCCGCATCTGAGCTTGCATTCTATGCTATGGAGCAGCAGAGTGCCCTTGCCGGCTTAATGGACAAGCGGCAGGCATGGAATTTTATGTTAAGCGCCGCAGTTCAGTATGATGATAATCTTGTTATAAAGCCCTTAATGGATATCCCGGGAGTTGCAGATGTTTCCGGTGAAGAAGATGTCAGCATTGCAGCCATATTTGATGCTAAATACAGAAGAAAATTTGATGGCCCGTGGTTTTTAAATGCGGGTTATAAGTTTTATTCTAACAATTACAGTGAATCCCATACCCATAATTATCTGGTTCAGAAGTTATCAGTAACCCCGGGTTATAATTTAAGCGCGGGCAATATTTTTCTCCCTGTGGAATTGCAACATGTATTTATTGATAACAAACAATATGCATATCTCGTTTCTATCAATCCCACTATAAAGTTCATAATGGATGTCGGGCATATCGGCGAGTTTTCTCTTGGATATCTTCGAAGGGATATGTTAGATGCTCCTTCTTCCAATGCCGATGACAGGGATGGTGATGTTTACAGCGCCGGCATCGGTTATCAGCACCCTACTCACGAAGGCCATGGCTTATTTAAAGCAGGCTACGAACTTTCCAAGGACTATACTGACGGTGAAAACTGGTCTAACATCGGCAACAGGCTTAATATCGGAGCGATCATTCCATTAAAGGATAAAGTAGACCTTACTCTTACAGGTGATGTTTTTCTACAGGGGTATGAAAAAATAAATGATACCAAGAGAAGGGACAGGACTTATAACGGGTCGGCAAACGTGAAGTGGCAGGTAAAGAACGACATAAGTCTGAATTTTCAGTATGCTCATACAAGGGCAGACTCAAACGTCTCTCTTTATGATTACAGACGAAACGTATATACAACGGCAGTTGAATATAACTTTTAA
- a CDS encoding FecR domain-containing protein, whose amino-acid sequence MDNRLKIKYIFFVIAAAACLLYSRAEAAEAVGKFTSVEGRVDVLRGGELPSIAVNAGDVIYIKDTVRSKSSSTAQILFNDGNVLTIEQRSRINISEYYSDGSSDGVIGLSKGKINVVVAKDLLKDAGSTSGKKFEIHTPNAVAGVRGTCYSVAFSNLFTFVNSQGERKCSKPGNVYVYNINNVEYVVIVPPDGYGFVPGEGYPVVTNDPVFGDPAIAPPAGCNGAFCIALPLIDFPMNIRGKQGDFELLEKNPLPPSND is encoded by the coding sequence ATGGATAATAGGTTAAAGATAAAGTATATCTTTTTTGTTATTGCTGCGGCAGCCTGCCTGCTTTATTCCAGGGCTGAAGCGGCTGAAGCGGTGGGTAAGTTCACATCAGTAGAAGGCAGGGTTGACGTGCTGAGAGGCGGGGAGCTTCCTTCGATTGCAGTAAATGCCGGAGATGTTATCTACATAAAAGATACTGTGAGAAGCAAGAGCAGTTCAACCGCCCAGATATTATTCAATGACGGCAACGTCCTGACCATTGAGCAGAGGAGCAGGATAAACATAAGCGAGTATTACTCTGATGGTTCATCAGATGGGGTTATTGGCCTCTCAAAGGGTAAAATAAATGTTGTTGTTGCCAAAGATCTGCTTAAGGATGCGGGCAGCACCTCAGGCAAAAAATTTGAGATACATACGCCGAATGCGGTAGCAGGCGTCAGGGGCACATGTTATTCGGTCGCGTTTTCCAATTTATTTACTTTTGTTAATTCTCAAGGTGAAAGAAAATGTTCAAAACCGGGTAACGTCTATGTTTACAATATAAACAATGTGGAATATGTTGTAATTGTTCCGCCGGATGGGTATGGTTTTGTTCCGGGAGAAGGCTATCCGGTTGTCACGAATGATCCTGTTTTCGGCGATCCAGCTATAGCGCCTCCCGCAGGCTGTAACGGCGCTTTTTGCATTGCATTGCCTCTTATTGACTTCCCTATGAATATACGCGGCAAACAGGGTGACTTTGAATTGCTTGAAAAGAACCCGCTTCCGCCGAGCAATGATTAA
- a CDS encoding DUF3303 family protein: protein MLFILINETKSGLTEDEYKILGGMMNTFYDNIPSNVRLVGDYSSLDWKKNFAILESDSKDKIDSLIAPFEKYVNIEVIPVAPTAYFKNMGQK, encoded by the coding sequence ATGCTGTTTATCCTGATCAATGAGACGAAAAGCGGGCTGACTGAAGATGAGTATAAAATTCTTGGAGGTATGATGAACACTTTTTATGACAACATACCTTCTAATGTCCGGCTTGTCGGAGATTACTCGTCTCTGGACTGGAAGAAAAACTTTGCGATCCTTGAGTCTGATTCTAAAGATAAGATTGATTCTCTGATAGCGCCTTTTGAGAAGTATGTCAACATTGAGGTCATACCTGTTGCACCTACCGCCTATTTCAAAAATATGGGACAAAAGTGA
- a CDS encoding methyltransferase domain-containing protein: protein MNMDINPSVLFKLATAYWDSSVFLTANRLNLFSRIGKNEKTVSEIAGELGTAAHHTGLFLNACVSLGLLEKQNEKYKNSAVAETFLIQGSPAYLGEAFKYSDDLYPVWGKLEDTLRSGKPALRPETILGEDAEKTRHFVLGMHNRALGVGRSLAAKIDFAGRKRLLDIGGGPATYSILLAQKNPGLTSTVMDLPGVVAIARDIIKEYKMEGRVHAIEGDYTKTPYPEGNDCVLNSGIFHRENPDTCRMLIAKAFQSLEPGGLFAVNDVFCNKEKDGPPFVMLFGVNMMLTSEFGTVHSISEIIQWLTEAGFRDISSVPLPPPMPHTVIQGVKP, encoded by the coding sequence ATGAATATGGATATAAACCCTTCAGTTCTATTTAAACTTGCAACTGCGTACTGGGATTCATCCGTCTTTCTCACCGCAAACAGGCTGAATCTTTTTTCCAGGATCGGCAAGAATGAAAAAACCGTTTCAGAGATAGCCGGTGAACTCGGCACGGCAGCCCATCATACCGGGTTATTCCTGAACGCGTGTGTTTCACTCGGGCTTCTTGAAAAGCAGAATGAGAAGTATAAAAATTCAGCGGTTGCGGAAACCTTCCTGATCCAGGGAAGCCCTGCATACCTCGGAGAAGCATTTAAATACAGCGATGATCTCTATCCTGTCTGGGGTAAACTGGAAGATACGCTCAGGTCGGGAAAACCCGCTTTAAGGCCTGAGACCATACTTGGGGAGGACGCTGAAAAGACAAGGCATTTTGTTTTGGGAATGCACAACCGCGCACTCGGGGTCGGCAGGTCTTTGGCGGCAAAGATAGACTTTGCCGGACGGAAAAGGCTTCTTGATATAGGCGGCGGGCCTGCCACCTATTCCATCCTCCTTGCGCAGAAGAACCCGGGCCTGACTTCAACAGTCATGGACCTTCCCGGCGTTGTTGCGATTGCCAGGGATATTATCAAAGAATATAAAATGGAAGGCAGAGTTCATGCAATTGAGGGAGACTACACAAAGACCCCCTACCCTGAAGGCAATGACTGCGTACTTAATTCAGGGATCTTCCACAGAGAAAATCCTGACACCTGCCGTATGCTCATAGCCAAGGCATTTCAGTCGCTTGAACCCGGAGGCCTCTTTGCAGTGAATGATGTTTTTTGCAATAAAGAAAAGGACGGCCCGCCGTTCGTCATGCTCTTCGGAGTGAATATGATGCTCACAAGCGAGTTCGGCACGGTACATTCCATTTCAGAAATCATCCAGTGGCTCACAGAGGCGGGATTCAGGGATATCAGCAGCGTTCCCCTGCCCCCTCCGATGCCGCATACTGTCATACAAGGAGTTAAACCATGA
- a CDS encoding VWA domain-containing protein: MRNMQRKPILRSLVICLILIGLSEPMLLMRTNDQCVLFVVDVSQSINKNEKAAIKDYIALKIKEKRDDDRIGVLQFGEKARLVVPPSGITQGEHLSKLSLWSESRETGSGFTDLENALLTASKLFPEGFRKRLVLITDGNENTGNAYNIFDELKAMGITVDVLPAGGINHDEALVEALYAPAEVRVGNPFSLEVSVSSNIETDGSLKIAVDGEDKILKEDLSILAGNRRHKFPLVLDKGGFHEISVRLTAKNDSTFANNSAEAFVYTASRPEILIVTDPSSDNTSRKYLGNVLTKNNLDAVYMHAGLMPADPKEYISYDAVILDNIPSLLLSLEQMKALSNAVHDMGTGLVLIGGDTGIGSKGFANTPIESALPVSLIPSPGEHPSSLGLVFVMDKSGSMSEGGDESKIRLAADAAQSIIDMSGEEDKVGIIAFDSESHVISSPGSIKNRDEIIKKIQSVMPRGSTDLFPAMTQAYDWLKTSGASHKHVILLSDGRTRERDFSQLIEEMRKRDITISAVAVGKESNITLMKEIAFMGGGRFFQVEDDLHELSKIFQIDAMTASRPLVVEDPFSPRLKEPDAILNGMPLNMPVMHGYMVTSPKKTSVIPVISHLGDPVVGLWNYGIGRSVIFTGDDGLRWSRDWLQWEGFGRLFVQMVKRSLRPGADGETLPAFHVKGSRVEIQHEDSGNNEDTTMMISAKILSPDGKTIDTKLLRSSDGSYTGALGNLAPGKYLAVIAEESHGNIIDLSRGNFIISDKEEFLTLGRNDKLIEDIASHTGGRVLTDKDLLLNYSEKKAERLIPAWPYLFILAVIIFLADIAIQRKLLNHYPK; the protein is encoded by the coding sequence ATGAGAAATATGCAGCGCAAGCCTATACTGAGATCACTTGTCATATGCCTGATCCTCATAGGTCTTTCAGAACCGATGTTATTGATGAGAACAAATGATCAATGCGTGCTCTTTGTTGTAGATGTTTCCCAAAGCATTAATAAAAACGAAAAAGCTGCGATAAAGGATTACATCGCTTTAAAGATAAAAGAGAAGAGAGATGATGACCGCATCGGAGTCCTTCAGTTCGGGGAAAAGGCCCGGCTTGTAGTCCCGCCTTCAGGCATTACACAGGGGGAACATCTCTCAAAATTATCCCTTTGGAGTGAATCGCGTGAAACAGGATCAGGATTTACTGATTTAGAGAACGCTTTGCTGACTGCTTCAAAATTATTCCCTGAAGGCTTTCGCAAGAGGCTGGTGCTTATCACAGACGGCAATGAGAATACCGGCAATGCTTATAATATCTTTGATGAATTAAAAGCAATGGGAATTACTGTAGACGTTCTGCCAGCAGGAGGGATCAACCATGACGAAGCGCTTGTCGAAGCTCTTTACGCTCCGGCTGAAGTGAGAGTTGGAAACCCTTTTTCACTTGAAGTATCTGTCAGCAGTAATATTGAAACAGACGGCAGTCTCAAAATCGCTGTGGACGGAGAGGACAAAATCCTTAAAGAGGATCTCAGCATCCTTGCCGGAAACCGCCGGCATAAATTTCCTCTCGTTCTTGATAAAGGCGGTTTTCATGAAATCTCAGTAAGGCTGACTGCAAAGAATGACTCGACCTTTGCGAACAACAGCGCTGAGGCCTTTGTTTACACAGCAAGCAGGCCGGAGATATTGATCGTCACTGATCCGTCTTCTGATAATACGTCAAGGAAATATCTCGGCAATGTACTGACGAAAAACAATTTAGATGCCGTCTATATGCATGCCGGCCTTATGCCTGCGGATCCAAAAGAATACATTTCATACGACGCAGTTATTCTCGACAATATCCCTTCCCTGTTGCTTTCATTAGAGCAGATGAAGGCTTTATCAAATGCGGTTCATGACATGGGCACAGGCCTTGTTTTGATCGGAGGAGATACGGGCATAGGCTCAAAGGGATTTGCCAACACACCTATTGAATCCGCTTTGCCTGTAAGTTTAATACCTTCTCCCGGCGAGCATCCATCATCCCTTGGCCTTGTTTTTGTCATGGATAAATCAGGCAGCATGTCAGAAGGCGGTGATGAATCAAAGATCAGGCTTGCCGCTGATGCCGCGCAGTCTATCATTGATATGTCCGGTGAAGAAGACAAGGTCGGCATCATCGCTTTTGACAGCGAATCTCATGTGATATCAAGCCCCGGATCCATAAAGAACAGGGATGAGATAATTAAAAAGATCCAGTCTGTCATGCCGAGAGGGAGCACTGACCTTTTCCCTGCCATGACACAGGCTTATGACTGGTTGAAAACATCCGGAGCGTCTCATAAGCATGTCATACTTCTTTCTGACGGAAGAACGCGAGAAAGAGACTTCTCACAACTGATAGAAGAGATGCGAAAGAGAGACATTACAATTTCAGCCGTAGCTGTCGGAAAAGAGAGCAATATCACCCTTATGAAAGAGATAGCGTTTATGGGCGGTGGAAGGTTCTTTCAGGTGGAAGATGACCTTCATGAGCTTTCAAAGATATTTCAGATAGATGCCATGACCGCCTCCAGGCCTCTTGTGGTTGAAGATCCTTTTTCACCTCGCTTAAAAGAACCTGATGCGATATTAAACGGCATGCCTCTTAATATGCCGGTTATGCACGGATACATGGTGACTTCGCCAAAGAAAACATCCGTTATTCCGGTTATATCACACCTGGGAGACCCTGTTGTTGGGTTGTGGAATTATGGAATTGGCAGATCTGTTATATTCACAGGAGATGATGGTTTGCGGTGGTCAAGAGACTGGCTTCAATGGGAAGGATTCGGCAGGCTGTTTGTGCAGATGGTTAAGAGAAGTTTGCGGCCAGGCGCTGATGGAGAAACCCTTCCGGCATTTCATGTAAAAGGCAGCCGGGTGGAAATTCAGCATGAGGATTCAGGAAATAACGAAGATACGACGATGATGATTAGCGCTAAAATATTATCTCCTGACGGAAAGACTATTGACACTAAACTGCTCCGCTCCTCTGACGGATCATACACCGGAGCGCTCGGCAATCTTGCTCCCGGCAAATATCTTGCGGTCATAGCTGAAGAAAGTCACGGGAATATCATTGACCTGTCAAGAGGAAACTTCATAATAAGCGATAAAGAGGAGTTCCTCACGCTTGGCAGAAATGATAAATTGATTGAGGATATCGCCTCTCATACCGGGGGCAGGGTACTGACTGATAAAGATTTGTTATTAAATTACTCGGAGAAGAAGGCAGAACGATTGATACCGGCCTGGCCCTACTTATTTATACTCGCTGTCATAATCTTTCTTGCTGATATTGCGATACAGAGAAAGCTCTTGAATCATTATCCTAAATAG
- a CDS encoding VWA domain-containing protein: MNIFFTLIFSLISAAALIIIYSMRVRRKPEKVSALFLWQGLRHTSVDHPFLNKFFKEKLFYIHTAILLFLLAALLQSGLGGSSGTVQRSIFIIDATASMKALENGESRIGLAKKKALSLLENFKEAEVMIISAGKPVSHILPYSRNREDIIKAIKEIEAGDTTTDIKDALLTIKPYLRESDHIYLFSDGAFEGLSSLIDETPDISFIPFGTSGENAGIQALEIYQGDNDEYMSVGVTVKNFGKADAISTVDLLSEGKIIDAQRIELPAGREKTMSFSRVPAVTGNITARLNHKDALSSDNYRYAVLSAPAYTSVLLVTEENFFLDKLLGSLTNYNVIALSPEEHEKDIQAIEKKYYDIGIYDNYVPTVEMSRASAYINPAKDIYGISWGDGFYMPENIYSLKEHPVMNYTDFSDIKIQKAKKVRSFEGLALLGSSGSPLIIISNRQGKDRAILSFDIKDSNFPKSVNFPVFFTNLMNRLQPDKDNREKYNINGGEAFSTRLTEKSGNRSKTIVKYPDGSERNIEIENGGIIFSDTSNAGIYSVLHEGGEIKFAVNIPPAESDINPAEYTPPHGRTQEINKTAFISYSAMWKIFGILAILLLFMEKRIRERLS; this comes from the coding sequence ATGAACATTTTCTTTACATTGATCTTCAGCCTTATATCAGCAGCCGCTCTTATTATTATTTACTCGATGAGGGTAAGGAGAAAGCCTGAAAAGGTCTCAGCGCTTTTTCTTTGGCAAGGCTTAAGGCATACATCAGTAGATCATCCCTTTTTAAATAAATTCTTCAAAGAGAAACTCTTTTATATTCATACTGCCATACTGCTCTTTCTGCTTGCGGCATTGCTGCAATCAGGGCTTGGAGGATCATCCGGCACAGTACAAAGATCAATATTTATCATTGACGCAACAGCAAGCATGAAGGCTCTGGAGAATGGAGAAAGCCGTATAGGCCTTGCAAAGAAGAAGGCATTATCGCTGCTTGAAAATTTTAAAGAAGCTGAAGTAATGATCATATCAGCCGGAAAACCTGTAAGCCATATCCTCCCATACAGCAGAAACAGAGAAGATATAATCAAGGCTATTAAAGAGATCGAAGCCGGAGACACAACAACAGACATAAAGGATGCCCTTCTCACAATAAAGCCATACCTTAGAGAAAGCGACCATATTTATCTGTTCAGCGACGGTGCTTTTGAAGGCCTGTCATCACTTATTGATGAGACACCTGACATCTCCTTTATTCCCTTTGGAACAAGCGGAGAGAATGCCGGAATTCAGGCGCTTGAGATATATCAGGGAGACAATGATGAATATATGTCAGTCGGCGTCACCGTTAAAAACTTTGGCAAAGCTGATGCCATATCGACTGTTGACCTGCTGTCTGAGGGCAAGATCATTGACGCGCAGCGGATCGAACTGCCTGCCGGCAGAGAGAAAACAATGAGCTTTAGCCGAGTGCCTGCGGTTACAGGAAACATTACAGCAAGACTCAACCATAAGGATGCATTGTCATCCGACAACTACAGATATGCTGTTTTATCCGCGCCCGCATATACCTCAGTGCTTCTGGTAACGGAAGAGAACTTCTTTCTTGATAAGTTACTCGGCAGTTTAACAAACTACAATGTTATAGCCCTGAGCCCTGAAGAGCATGAAAAAGATATTCAGGCAATTGAGAAAAAATATTATGACATAGGCATCTATGATAATTATGTCCCAACCGTTGAGATGAGCAGGGCGTCAGCCTATATCAATCCCGCGAAAGATATTTACGGGATCTCATGGGGAGATGGTTTTTATATGCCGGAAAATATCTATTCATTAAAAGAACACCCCGTAATGAATTACACAGATTTTTCAGATATTAAGATCCAAAAGGCAAAAAAGGTCAGGTCATTCGAGGGCCTGGCTCTTTTGGGGTCTTCCGGTTCCCCGTTAATCATCATTTCAAACCGGCAGGGCAAAGACAGGGCGATACTCAGCTTTGATATTAAGGATTCCAATTTCCCGAAGAGCGTAAATTTCCCTGTGTTTTTCACTAACCTTATGAACCGGCTTCAGCCTGATAAGGATAATAGGGAAAAATATAATATCAACGGCGGGGAGGCCTTCTCCACCAGGCTTACTGAAAAATCCGGCAACAGGAGCAAAACAATTGTTAAGTATCCCGATGGGAGTGAGAGGAATATTGAGATTGAAAACGGCGGCATTATATTCAGCGATACATCCAATGCGGGTATCTACAGTGTGTTACATGAAGGCGGGGAAATAAAGTTTGCAGTGAATATTCCCCCTGCAGAATCAGACATAAATCCTGCTGAATATACACCGCCTCACGGAAGAACACAAGAGATTAACAAGACAGCATTTATATCCTACTCAGCAATGTGGAAGATATTCGGGATACTGGCAATCTTACTGCTCTTTATGGAAAAGAGGATAAGAGAGAGGCTTAGTTGA
- a CDS encoding DUF58 domain-containing protein: MRQLFFDKDFLNRLEHLVFLSKRIYSGKKGGSRRSGSYGAGIEYADHREYNNGDDIRYIDWSLYARSGKLYTKLFQEDEDININILIDRSLSMDIGTPSKFQYALKLSASLGYVGLSMLEHVGAGYFSADIEGLIPARRGKNQVFPYLDFLSSFGTANATDLNSSLENFAAKVKTPGLVIILSDFLDEKGYERGLNYLLFRKFEVHVIQVLCKEEINPVIDGKIRLENIEDGLYSDIDADKNALEIYRNKLTGYNLKLKDFCEAKGVLYQQALTDRPFDKLLTEYFQRQL, from the coding sequence ATGCGCCAGCTCTTTTTTGATAAAGATTTTTTAAACCGGCTTGAGCACCTTGTCTTTCTCTCCAAAAGAATATATTCCGGGAAGAAAGGCGGAAGCCGCAGAAGCGGAAGCTACGGCGCAGGCATCGAGTATGCCGACCACAGGGAATATAATAACGGTGATGACATACGCTATATCGACTGGAGCCTTTACGCCCGCTCCGGAAAACTCTACACCAAGCTATTTCAGGAAGATGAAGATATAAACATAAATATCCTGATCGACCGGAGCCTATCAATGGATATCGGTACTCCTTCCAAGTTTCAATACGCGCTTAAATTGTCCGCATCTCTCGGTTATGTGGGGCTCTCCATGTTAGAGCATGTCGGAGCCGGATATTTTTCCGCGGATATTGAGGGCCTCATCCCCGCGCGAAGAGGCAAGAACCAGGTCTTCCCGTATCTTGATTTTCTCTCATCATTCGGGACGGCCAATGCTACTGACCTGAATAGCTCACTCGAGAACTTTGCCGCAAAGGTAAAGACTCCCGGGCTTGTGATAATCCTCTCTGACTTTTTAGATGAGAAGGGATATGAAAGAGGACTGAATTATCTGCTCTTCAGAAAGTTCGAGGTTCATGTCATTCAGGTGCTTTGCAAAGAGGAGATAAATCCCGTCATTGATGGAAAGATAAGACTGGAGAATATAGAGGACGGCCTTTACAGCGATATAGACGCGGACAAGAATGCTCTTGAAATTTACCGAAATAAATTAACGGGTTATAATCTCAAGCTTAAAGATTTCTGTGAGGCAAAGGGGGTTCTGTATCAGCAGGCTCTGACAGACAGGCCGTTTGATAAATTGCTTACAGAGTACTTTCAGCGCCAGCTGTAA
- a CDS encoding AAA family ATPase — translation MKSDSEIEKTCGESQKKINDIISAIGNVFVGQENVVNEVVVALIAGGHVLIEGVPGLGKTLLVKSLAEALDLSFSRIQFTPDLMPADITGTSILHRDEGGHPEFTFQKGPVFANIVLADEINRATPKTQSALLEAMQERHVTISGKQYKLDEPFFILATQNPIEMEGTFPLPEAQLDRFFFKIKISYPSFKDLEKIADISTSVNDFVIQKICGREELLKIREAAENILVSQEVKQFAIKVVLATQPDSPYAVAEAKKYIRYGASPRGVQALISGGKVLALRDGRFNLSYDDIRKAALAALRHRILLNFEGEANNMETDGIISTILKAMD, via the coding sequence ATGAAATCTGATTCAGAAATTGAAAAGACCTGCGGGGAATCGCAAAAGAAGATAAACGATATCATCTCTGCGATAGGCAATGTATTTGTCGGACAGGAAAATGTTGTCAATGAAGTGGTTGTCGCGCTGATAGCAGGCGGGCATGTGCTTATCGAAGGTGTCCCCGGCCTCGGAAAGACCCTGCTGGTAAAAAGCCTTGCTGAGGCGCTTGACCTCTCTTTCTCAAGGATACAATTCACTCCTGACCTTATGCCCGCTGATATAACCGGCACAAGCATACTGCACAGGGATGAGGGCGGGCATCCGGAATTCACCTTTCAGAAAGGGCCTGTATTCGCGAATATTGTTTTGGCAGATGAGATCAACCGGGCGACCCCGAAGACACAGTCCGCTCTTCTCGAAGCGATGCAGGAGCGGCATGTAACGATCAGCGGAAAGCAGTATAAATTAGATGAGCCCTTCTTTATTCTTGCGACACAAAACCCTATCGAGATGGAAGGGACATTCCCGCTCCCTGAAGCGCAGTTAGACAGGTTCTTCTTTAAGATAAAAATATCATACCCGTCTTTCAAAGACCTTGAAAAGATAGCTGACATCTCGACATCTGTCAATGACTTTGTCATTCAGAAGATATGCGGCAGAGAGGAACTGCTGAAGATACGGGAAGCGGCAGAAAATATCCTTGTTTCTCAGGAAGTTAAGCAGTTTGCCATAAAGGTAGTTCTTGCCACTCAGCCTGACTCTCCGTATGCCGTCGCTGAGGCAAAGAAATATATCCGCTACGGCGCAAGCCCCAGAGGTGTCCAGGCATTGATCTCAGGCGGAAAAGTGCTGGCATTGAGAGACGGCAGGTTCAACCTCAGTTATGATGATATCCGCAAGGCCGCGCTCGCAGCTCTTAGGCACAGGATTCTTTTGAACTTTGAGGGAGAGGCCAATAACATGGAAACCGACGGGATCATCTCTACCATACTCAAGGCGATGGATTGA